In the Nicotiana tabacum cultivar K326 chromosome 16, ASM71507v2, whole genome shotgun sequence genome, one interval contains:
- the LOC142170408 gene encoding uncharacterized protein LOC142170408 — protein sequence MEMAYNMILGRLWIHEMDVVPSTLHQVVKFPSPWGIRQIRGDQQTSKSINSVADLTLIKQDQFKWSEECQQAPKNLKAYLSNPSLLAKPKDGERLLIYLVVSEVAVSAILVREDQDRLGKWAIDLSEYDITYQPSTAIKSQVLGDFLADFSQKILLEAEKELQVFNGSNPGTWTLFTDGSSNVKGAGLGLVLIPPAGETIRQAIKCHPITNNKAEYEAVIAGLELAHELGINQIVIKSDSQLVVNQMLGFIQPGKHECSNT from the exons ATggaaatggcttacaatatgattctcggGAGACTGTGGATCCACGAGATGGATGTTGTTCCGTCTACCTTACATCAAGTtgttaaatttccatcaccatggggaatacgTCAAATCCGTGGGGATCAACAAACATCCAAGAGCATCAACTCTGTAGCAGATTTAA ctcttaTAAAGCAAGATCAGTTCAAATGGTCCGAGGAGTGTCAACAAGCACCCAAAAACCTGAAGGCATACCTATCAAATCCATCGTTGCTCGCAAAACCAAAGGATGGGGAAAGGTTACTTATCTATCTAGTTGTTTCAGAAGTAGCGGTGAGTGCTATTTTAGTTCGTGAAGACCAAG ATAGGTTAGGCAAGTGGGCCATAGACTTGAGTGAATACGACATCACATATCAACCCAGTACTGCAATAAAATCTCAGGTGTTAGGAGATTttttggctgattttagccaaaaGATACTACTAGAAGCTGAAAAAGAACTACAAGTGTTCAATGGGTCTAATCCAGGAacttggaccttatttactgatGGCTCATCAAATGTGAAGGGTGCAGGTTTAGGACTTGTTTTGATACCACCtgcgggtgaaaccattcgacaagccatAAAATGTCATCCTATAACTAACAAtaaggcagagtatgaagctgtgattgcaggtttagaactggcacatGAACTTGGCATTAATCAGATCGTAATCAAAAGCGATTCAcaactcgtagttaatcaaatgctaggatttatacagccagggaagcaCGAATGCAGCAATACTTAG